The following DNA comes from Anopheles arabiensis isolate DONGOLA chromosome 3, AaraD3, whole genome shotgun sequence.
ATCAATGGTCACATTTACACTATCAAGAGATCAGCATCAATTTAACAGACACGTTTCACTTGCACCAACAATAACACGGATATGTTTTAAGCATCTTAACAGCTTACATCACAAGCGGAATAGAATCCAAATTTAATTCACtgcatttgttgttgttgtccacTCATTCACGGTTTCTGTTCTTTttccagctttttttttttgttatccacacacacatccgttCTACGCACCTTACACACTGCACGTGTTGTTGTCCGTGACCGTTCGGTTCGGCTCGATTCAAAAAAATGACTTGTTTTCAAACGACGAACCTTGCTTATATGCGATGCACCGTGTGTTGGGCACGGTGTGCGTGTCCGGTGGTCATGATCGTGAACGTTTACATGACAAATAGATTTTACAAAATGTACTTTATGCGATGAaatgtcgatcgatcgacaacTAGGTACTataaaaattgtgttatttttattatgattgcTTTGTAGAAATGCGTACtgtattttgtattgtttccTCAGCAGACCCAGCTACCCAAATATGATTGGTACTGACAGCTACAGGGGTGATCAACTACATTCAAAAGGTGACTTtgcaatattttaataaattacaaaaattatacagtggagcgccgtttatccgggtaccttttatccggctgtccgtttatccgtgctgttgagaaatgacagttgaATAccaaggtgacattgcgttatgaggaggatatttgaaaaggCAGTTAAAAGAGCACATTTTCATAACAAAAGACACGATAATTCAAAgctaatttcaaatatttttatggaaaaaacatgaagttaataattTTTATCTAAAAATAAGATAGGTTTCCAAAAATTAATCAGGAATTCGTGATAAAATACATAATTTGagtcattatccgtgttattcgcatatccgGGTGAGGACAAGTCctgagaagcccggataaacggcgctctactgtattattttcttgttattcttattcttctttggcGCAATCATTGTTGTCAGCCCTACGTATGGGAGGCACGGTCagttcggggcttgaacccataacgggcatgttgttaagtggTACGAGTTaatgactgtaccacgagtccagcgaaattaataaaaaatatttttgttcgtGTCACAGTgttaagaaaacaaaaaaatatgtttgtctAATAAATACAGCTTTTAAACatccaaaattaaaataagtaATTTAGGTGGACATGGGaataaaaaatctaaataCACAATAAAATTATTAGCATTAGTGACGCTAAgcattaaaaaaggaaaaaaattaaTCCAAGTACATACCTGAGATAGACTTTTATGATGTATTATTGGCAAAATATTCAttccaccacacagcgtgtagTCTCTGCTTCGTGTTTGTTTATCTGGTTCAACAAATGTAAAGGAATTGGTGCAATTTATATTCCAATCATTTCTTTCCGTTGTACCGATATAAATACGCCACATTTTCAGGATGCGAATTGTTTATCTCTTTCTACTTTCTAGCtctaaaaaaacagaaaacaaagtATTAGAATTGTTCACGATGCACACCTGTAACGAAGCTGAGCTCCACAAAAGTTTGCTTTGTTCTTCTGATGAATTTAATTGTGTTAGGAAGTTAAATCAATGTATCTGTGTTTGAACAGCACATGAAATGCGAATCTtgtaattaaaaagaaaattaaaaaatggaagaaCGTAGATTAGAACTATTGCTCCATGGAAGGTACGGCACTGAACGATATGATGACCCTACTCACAATTTGCCTAGCTTGTCCTACCTGCCCTTTAATAAACTTTCGTCCTACTCGCTCTACGATAGAAGCTAAATAGATCAACGCATTTTGcgtgttccttttttcttaaACATTGTTTCCTACTTATGAATTGCTACAACTGCTTCCCATTGCAGTTTCCCAGTTTTGTTTGGGAGTTGGATGCGTAAATGGCATTGCTTTGCTACCTCTGCTTACTGACTAAATTATCATACTCTCGGTTTGTGTCTGACACGAAACCTAAAACCTAAATAGagttgtggtttttttgtctGCTTAGTTTTGCTACATTGCTCTCCTCTTCTCTACTGTTTTGATCGACTCCACCCCGATCGGTTTTTGATTCCGTTTCACCGATTGTATATGATTGCGTCGCATTATTAGGAAGTGCTAACTGGTTACACTACTGTTGCTGGTCAAGCAACAGTATCTTCTTGGCCTGCTCCATCCCCGACAGGTACGCGCCGTGAACGGTCGAGAAGTAGCGTTCGTGGCAAGCTTCCCCGGCGAAATGTATGGTTGCACTCGGCTTTACACTACCACTCACGTTGGCGCTTCCCGCGACCGGTGGTTTCGTTTTCGCTGGTGTACCGGCAGGGGTCGAAGGCGGCCTGTTCGAGGCAGTGGTTGCTAGAGAATCGGCTGCCATCTGAACCGTCGTAACCTTGGTCGGTGTGTTGCTGCCCCGTTGCGTTGAGCTTGGCTGGACGTTGGTcagtgtgttgctgctgttgctgctgctcgtgctgtGGCCACTTGGGGTGCTCGTCGACGTGCCCGTGCTTCCAGCGCGCGTACCACCCGCGGTTGGCGTAGACTGTGGCTGGGACTGGGTCTTTTTGCGCGATTCCTCTCCCAACTTGTCGTACTGATTGCATACGAGCGTTTCCGTCAGGTTGGACATAAAGTTCTGCTCGTGGTCACAGTTGACTGAGGTGTAGCTGTACGACCCACGGATGTAGCGGTTGGAATTCCATCTAGTGCTGCGAAAAGAGCGGAAACGTTCGCTTATAAACAATTcgctatttaaaaaaataatcattgtGTTATTACTTACCAGTAATAATTGACAGGTTTAGGTACTTTCTTCTTGGTAAACTTCTCCAAAATGAACACACAGTCGCTCACGATCTGCTCGTCGTTGAGTGCCTCCATCTCGAGCGCACCGTAGCTGCCGATCCAGCCCAGCAGCGTATTGGGCGGACCGGGGCTGAGCACATCGAACCCCGAGATGAACCGCGTCCAGTGCGAATCCTTGCGCAGCTCGTCCCGCCACACCAGCTGAATGCCTTCCGCTTTGCCCCACCACGGTTCCTCGAACTGGAGGAAGATTTTGTCGATCGTCCCATACCCGATGCTCCGTATCGATCGGCTGTAGCTGGCCGGTAGGTTCGGCTGAAACAGTTGGTCCATCGTGTCCTTCAGCACGCCCAGCGAGAACGTCACGAGCAGGTGCTGGCAGCAGTAGATCGTCCCATCCGTACACTTGACGATCACCTTGCCCCGCCCGTCCAGCCAGCGTATCTCGCAGATCGCCTTGTTGTACACGATCTTCTCCGCGCCGATCTCCTCGATCAGGCAGCTCACCAGGGCCTGAAAGCCGTACCGCATGTTGATGTGCGCCTGGCAGCTTTCCCCATTGAACGAGTAGCTGCCCCACAGCTTGGCCGAAATGTCCGACACGTGCAGGCACGAGTTGTCGATGATTTGAAACCGGCAGTGCCAGtcgagcagctgctgcgcCAGCACCTTCTGCTCCGCGCTGAAGTCCTTCTCCGTCCGCTTGCGGAACTGGTCGCGCAGAAAAGCCTCCAGCGAGGCGGGATACACCGCCGCGCCGTCCCGCTCGGGGGCCGCCGCCCGGGCCGCAAACTCTTCGCACTGCTCCAGTATCTGGCCCACGATAAAGTCGACCCGCTTCACCAGCTGGTCGTCTATCCGGAAGCCGTCGTCGCGCAGAAACTCGCCCAACCCCTCCTCGGACGTTTCCTCGCGCAGCAGCCCGTTGCGCTTCGCCATCTCGTGCAACTCGTTCTGCCGGCCGTGCAGCCACTGGGCGCCCGCCTCCACCAGCTGACAGTGGCCGCCcttgccgctgccgctggtgTGATGCTTTTTCAGCGCCTTCGTGCTGATGCGCCCGCCCGGCACGGACTGTGCCTCGAGGATGGCGAAGCTTTTGCCCGAGTTGCGCAGCTGCCTGGCGGCACCCAGCCCGGCAATGCCGGCGCCAAGGATCAGCACGTCCACGTACGCCTTTGGCCCGTGGTTGAACGGTGGTATCAGCCTGTCGGGGAGGAAGAGGCAGGAAAGAAACCGATTACGATAAGATGTGTCAATGTAATCAGGTCAGCATGCAAACTTACTTTTGAAGCAGTAAACGTAAACGCTAATTGAGCATGTTTTGCAAAACGCAAAGCGAAAgattaaaatggaaaataaaaaaactatatctatgagagagaaaaaaacggtgTATTGTGTCTTatctgtgtgtgggtgtgtggttTGGTTAACTGTTCGTTCGTGGTATATGGGGAGGGCAATTCCGGCTGCATCATCGTGCTTACAGATGAGCCTTCCTGCAGaataggaagaaaagaaacgaaacgaaacggagaaaagaaataaacagaaCAAATCAAAAAGGAGGTTTAAGGAAAACCGAGTAAAAACCACATGCGATTGCTTGTgtgtagtttttgtttgaaaggGTGTTGTTAACTGttatttggttttgttatttgtaaACAATGAAGTGTTACGAAAAGTTAAACACACAACAATCAAAAAAGTTGTACAGCATTAGTTATAGTACAATTTTAACGATAACGTAGTAAAACatgcacattttgaaataaaaatcaatttttactAGATCCTACGAGCCTAATTTTGTAGTTATGCATGAATTTTCTCAatccaaattaaaaaaagtgttttgttaAGGAACTGCTTCAAAGGgataaaaaaaccttttttcctttcgttaCTATGCccaaaatcgttaaaaaaatcCATCTGTTTCTTTCGAGACTTTTCCAATAGCattcaaactaaaaaaaaaaaacagtgaccAACCAAAAACATTCACCCTCCAACTTACCTATCGTAAAGATCGATCAAACGGCTGGCCTCGCGCCATCCCGTCTCCACCGCACCGTGCACGGTCGAGTAGTAGTGATCGTGCGTCGCCTCGCCGGCAAACTGTACCACCGGCATGCCGCACGAGTTGGTCAGCGGGATGGCCAGGTGCGATGCGGACGTGTTCAGCAGATCCGTCGTCATCGACCGGAACGTGTACGAGCCGCGGAAGTTCGGGTTCGAGTACCAGCTGGTACGCTGAAACCGGACCGGTTCCGGCACGGTGCAGCCCTTCATAAACTTGCGTAGCAGAAACATGCACGCGCGCCGAACCTCCTCATCGCTCGCCCGCTCCATGCGGCGCGCATTCTTGCCCGAAATCCAACCGCACAGCACGTTCGGCTGATAGTCCACGATGTAAAACCCGAACACGTCCTCCATCCAGCTGTCCGGCATTTTGCGCACCTCCTCCAGGTCGGCCTGGTTCCAGATCAGGCTCAGGCCCTGCCACCCGGCCGCCCAGAACGGTTTCTCGAACTCCAGGAACAGCTTGTTCACCGTGCCGATCGTCAGCCCCTGGATGGCGTTCCGCTTGATCGGGGGCAGATCGGGCGTGAACAGCGACTGGTAGCGCTCCTTCAGCACGCCCAGCGAAATCGTGCAGATCACGTGGTCCGCATCGTACACGCTGTTGTCGGTACAGCGCACCGACACCAAGCTGTCCGGTCCGGCGGTCCAGTTAATGTTGGCGACCGTTTTGTTGAAGTGCGTGTAGTCCTCCAGATTGATTGCATCCGCTGCGGTGGGGAGTGGATGGCGTTtctacaataacaacaaaaaaacaagcaaaacttGTATCAAATGCCTCAATGAAATGATCAAGCTTGCCCTCCTACCATCAAAATTTCCAGCACTGTCCGGTAGCCCTTGTCGCGCCAGTTCAGCAGCAAATCCCCATCGCACTCCCAGTAGTGCAGGTAGCCCGGCCCGGACGTGTCGAACCAGCTGTCCGACGCTTCGATCGAGTTTTCGAACTTGTGGAAAAACTCCAGCACCTGGTACGCCGTCTCGTCGTTCACGTCCGCGTACTCGGGCGTCTCGAGCAGCGCGCGGAACTTGCCCATGATGAACGAGCCGAGCGAGCCGCGGTACCCGGTCAGCTCGTGCTTGTGCGTCTCCAGGATGGACCAGATCAGGCCGAGCAGCTTTTCGCTCCGCTCCTTCGGTATCTGTTCGCCGTTCGAGCGCGTCAGCACGAACCGCTCGTACCGGGCACTGTTCGAGTCGAACACGTTGTACTTCGAGCCGAGCTCGTAGCACACGTTTCCCTTCTCACCGTGGCACCTGGGAGGGTAAAAAAAAGCGGGAGAACAACATCCATCATTaataaggaaaagaaaaagtcaaCGGAACCACCCCGCCGTACCGtggataataaataaattataccgaCGGGGAATCGATTATTTAGTGACCTTCATCTCGGGAAACGGAACGGGgtggcacaacaacaacagcaacaacaaaaaaactcaccaTTGTGCGCCCAGGTCAACAACGTTCGCCCCGAACGGTACGGTGTGGATGCGGCCACCGATGCGATTTTCCGCCTCGAGTATCTTCAGATTCTTGTAGCCCCGCTCGATGAGCCGCGTCGCCGCGGCCACACCGGCCGCACCGGCcccgatgatgacgatgcgCGGGTTCATCCTTGCCGtccagggtgtgtgtgtgtctgcctgtgtgtgtgtgtgtctgtatctAGAAATTCTTTTGTTCCGCAGCCTCCGGATGAGGGTTCGGTCGCGTGCAAAAGTGTGCCACCTTACGAGGGGCGCAAGCAATCGTTCGTCCAGCCACCAGCGTCAAGCACACTACACTACACAGGCGAACGAGGGGAATTCATCAAACGCCCGGGGTCCTTCGCTCGACCCGTCTCACATCATCGCCCAATCGATAACGCGCGCTCAAGATGATTGTTTTGCGTTCTGCGCTTTCTTTCCGCCTTCGCCGCAGCAGGAAAGAGTGAGGGGAGAATATCACCCTCTCGATGATGCTTTTGTGAGGCTATACGGGGTGTTCTATTGTTGTTGCCACTTTGGTGTAAGCCTTCCTCCGTGGGGTTGGCAGTGCGGATGGAAGGATAATTATTACAGCCTTCTGCTTCGGACGAAGACGAACTTATCGGGGGGGGGCGACGTGGAGACACTTCGTGACGGAGCGATGGTGCAACTGTGACAATGAACGGAAAAATGGGTAAGATTTAAGCAAAAAGGTAAAGAAAGCACCAAATCACAATAGGCCGTGGCGACAGCTCCGGGTCGACCTGGGCAAAGATATTTCGCTAGAACGAGCACAACTGAACTCACAGCAAGACAGCACAGCACAGGTAGGGACATAATCTGGGACATTTTAATCCCACCCCCTTTCGCGACATATGATAAGATTACAGCCGAGGCACATTTgcacattgttttgttttttccccctgaAGGCACCAAACCCATCCTTACCGTGTTGGAAGGCTGATTGATAAGATACACACTGCCGGCCACTGGGTAATGTTGTGCACTGCCCGCGACGCactgttttctgttttgaaCCTCGGCCTTGTTTGCTCCCGTCGGTCCCGGACACGGTCACGTCCAGTGCAGTAGACAACTAACCCTATCGCTTGCCTTTGACCCTCAGAACTGGCTGGTTGGCTGCGACGGGGCTGATGCGATTTCGCGGTATCGAGTATGCGCGAATAACATGTGTTTTTGGTATTGTGCGTGTGTAGTGGTGATATCgtcccacacatacacacagatcCGTTTGACAGCACCGTGAACGACACACGATTTGGATCTGCAAATGTTAAGCAGCACATACACGGCGCACATTTGACGATGGTTCGTGTGATACTCAATTATTAGAGATacaaaaaatggataaaacgtatttttttaataattaaattaattaaataacaaCTACAAACGACATTAAAAATATGTCATACCTACTAAAAcgttatttttctatttaaaaaaatcaaaaacgaCAAAACGCTTTCAGGCACCTGTTAGGCCGAACAGAAACGATTCCCATGTGAACCTTCCCCTCCAGTAGCAATGACTAACTATCCGAAAGCGTGACCGTGCGGCCAGACGAGaagaaatatacagcgaaatgaactatttgacaagCGCAATATTTGACAGATAAAGCTAAAGGGTTGGGGGAGATACAACATCCGTTTTTCAAAAATCACTTTAAAAGAGTATCTTCTTAAGCGGAACATTCACAAATGGGAAGAAATGATGAACTGTTGGCTGACAATTAACAAAATACTTAAAATGGAAGTTTTTTAATAGATTTAGTTGTGATTTTGTACACGTTATTTGCTTACATTGCACATCAGttggttgctgtgatgcgtTACCTgacagatatttcacctgtcaaatagttcatttcgctgtatatttcacctcgtcTGGCCTTGCGGTGAGGCAGAtcgttacgccaaaaagaagaagtagaagaatgGCTTAATTTCTAACAGGCATCAAACCCCAATAGAACCACACATAATTGAACGCCAGGATTGATTATTCTGCTGTGAATAAAGTCAAGTTGGAGGGGCTGGGTAGGTCAAAATTGAATCCAGCAACGAGCGGAAatgaagaagagaaagagggagcaATTAAAgagcattgaaaaaaaacagagggtgtaaaaacacaaaaaagcacacaaacttTTACACGCTCCTTATAATAGAGCAAAGTTCAGCGCCGCACGAACCGTGGAGTACGGGACGTGTACGTGTCGCTTGAGCGCAAGCTCACTGGATCTGTCGAACTCAATCATATGTTGAACTTGGAGGAAGGGTGGAAGGGAAGTAGAAGGTGAAAGGAaggttgtttatgtttgtttatcaACAAATCATCCAAAACGGTCAAATGTACGCCTGAACAAAAACGGCAAATTTCACATAGTTTCACAAGCTTTTGGCATGCTTTCTCGAATCTTTGTCACATCATGGTGTACTTGAAGTTGTTTTAGGTGCCTTGTATTagttcaaataattaattgaaaacaagTTTTAATTATTCGAGAAAGGGTGCCAAAATGTCGAGATAAAGAGGAAACAAGATCCGatcgaaaaacacaaaaagaaacgaGGTAAGTAATactttcaattcaatttatttcatacatATTTTTAACGGTTACCATTCCGCTTCACTTTAAAGTATGACTGGTGTGGCTGGCGCTGTGGAATTGTGTTGCACTCCGTTGTTGTTTAACAATTGTTTTCCTCCATATTCTATTCCACCGTATCGTAATCGTAGCGAAACAATAGTTCActgcacgcacaaacacacccatcaCCTGTCTAgttaatttctttctttctaccGAACCGGTTACTGGTCAGACAAGACAGATTGCAAATTATTGGAAATGTACATTTAGACGTGGTACAAGCAAATTAAAACCTTGAAGCAAATAGTTTTACTTGCAGAAAAAAGGAGCAAATCCCAAGCTATACACATAAAAATAGACGTAAAGCTTACTATTTGCCCGGAAGATATGTACACGCGGCCATGCCAACATGCACGAGAAATCaaataggaaaaacaaattgcgcaaaagaaaagaaagtcCCACTAAACCCAGAAAATCCTATACGAAAATAgagacaaaagcaaaacaattctaTAAAGCAGACTAACTAAAAGAGCATAAAAGGAGAGTCAACAAGGCAGCATACTAAAAGTGCGACCGGTATACATCGTCCCTTTGCTGGTGTGCATCATCAGTCCACCACAAATGGGCTGTGGCATTGTTGTCTTTTCCCACCCCCGTTTGGTAATTCAGTTTCTTTTCCCCATTCGGCAATTCACATTCATTTTCCTCTTCACATTCCTCTACTTTATTACAGCTTCATACACGCACGCttgtatattgttttatttttgttgtatgcACTTTGCTGCCTGatcctgttttgttttttagttttgtttttagcgTGTGATACTACtactgctttttttgttttatttctacactaattatttgtttttttttttgcagctttCTTTTTAAACTTATCATTGTATGTATTGATACGCCCTATATGCTTCAACACCCATTAATCCCTGTCTTTCGGACCCAGTTCAGCTCGACCGAAAGCATACCTCTTTCCCTCACCCCGTTTTCTCCGACTGCGCGCTACCGACAAGCACTGCCACATTCTCGCTCTTCTTATTCCgcagatgaaacaaaaaaactgagaAATACAGCAACATTAATAATTTTaactaatttaaaacaaatgtacACATCTACTAAActaattcaaatgaaaaaaaaataaacaaacacacacgcgcgcacgcaccCTCCGTTGGCCAAAATAATCGTGTGTTCGCGTGCTTTCTTCCACCTGCTACAGAAACGATGCAGCACCCCCATTCTGTCGTTGTTGTAACTGGCGTAACCATTAGTGCTATTATTTTGGGAACTGAAACGTACGAACACACATCCACGCACCGATCTACAATCACCATCGCGCGTTGCTGTAACGAATGTATAACATCTAGCTCACCCTTCCAAAATAGTGGACAATATTAGCTAACAGACGACGCGTCTTGTTTATGGCAATGAATGGGCTGTGCCCACAGAGCAACACGCTCGCCCTGGCTCTCGAAACCAGCATTGACAACAGCCTCGAAAAGCGCTTATACCACGCTTTACATCAATGCCATTGCTTCGCCtaagtttgccttttttgcacacaattCCCTTCCCAAACAGGAACAGGGGCGTTTGTACCTGCTTCCTCTCCACGTGGCAGGGACATTTTTaacaactttttgttttgccaaaggTACCAAGCGTTTTGCTTACCAACGTTTGTGATTACCGCGGGTTAGAATAAATggtggggtttgtttttaggACATGGGAGCACGGAAGCTACGCTTCGCATGGGGGTTTTGCTAATAAAATGATGCGCAATCTCTTTGCGCTTGCCTACTCACTGATCAACatggtttcactttcactatatatataatatgtatgtttgtgtgtgtgtgtctgtatatATAATATGTTCTATAAATCACTAGTTACGCTAGGGTGAGAAGAGTGAACGCAACTATATCGCACGACGCATGCCGCAGTCAAGCGCTGACTGAGTTGAGTGTGAGGAGACGGTGTTGGTACGCTCACAGTTGCAGTCCAACGGATCCTTTCTGCGCAAAATTTGCAATGCTGCGAGTAACGGTATGAACGGTTTGCTCAGCGACATGAGTGCACCATCCATACTGGATACAAAAacacgtgcgcgcgcgcgggcCGGTGCGATTCTAGTGTAAGGTAGTGTCGGTTCGTTTCTTCGTCTCGGCGCCCTTTTTTCTATGCGAAACCGCAAACAGGCGGAACGCTCCCGCGCTTATTGTGCCTCGCGGCAGGCGACGGCCGCCACCAGGGCTGCGCCGCGACCGGAACCGTCCTCCGACAGCATCAGGTCGAAGGAAATGTGCGGCTTGACGAACTGTCGGATCTTTTGCACCATCAGATCGTGGAACTTGGGATGGAAACGATACACGGAACCGTCCACGCCGACCTGCAAAGTGAGGCAAAACCATTGGTAAGATAAATCATCGATCCCCGTGCTCCTTTCCTCCACTTACCGTCACGCTCGGTTCGTCCATTTTGTTGATCAGTGCCGCAATGCCGGCGGACACGAGATGGGCCGCCCGGCTCGAGACGCACTCGCAGATGTAGCGCACGTTCGCACAGTCCTCGTCGGTCGCGTGCTCCAGCCCGAGCTCCTCCAGCACCTCCCGGCAGTTGTAGTAGGTGCCCGGTTTGTCCGACTCGATCTCCGACACGTACTTCGTGAAGAACTGGCCGCGCTTGAAGAGAATGTCCGACCCGACGCCACCGAACAGCAGGCCCGCCTTCGTGAACCGCACTATCGCCAGACGGGCCAGCTCGCCCATATACATGCCCGAGATCATCTTCTCCTGCCTGTGACACACGCGATAAGGAGGATGTTGTTAACAAGGCtccgaaaaaaaaccgatcGACCGATCTAGTTGCCTATACTTACAGCTGCCGGCCCGGGTTTATACTGTGCTGATCGATCTCGCGATCGTACTCGGTGCGGACAAAGTCGAGCGCACCGTCGTCGCCGAACGCGCCCCACTCGGTGTTGATCATCACGTGCTGCTTAATGTTCGGGCCCGATTTGGGCCCATCGAAGAGATCGCAGTTTTCCACTCGCTCGACGTAGCACGCGTTGCTGCCCGTACCTTTACAGTGTCGGTGAGCAGGTTGAACACGAAACAAGAAAATCGTTGTTAGATAAGTTTAATAAGTAATTAGAAATTCAGAATTGTATAGTAAACTTCATGCAGgaataacaaaaacagaacacaacataaaaaggggaaaagaagAGTTGAAAGAGAAGGATAGGGAAAGTGGACAATAATAAAGTAAAgatttaaaaacatacaagAAAGATGAGTAATTAAGAAGAACAAGATGAAAAATAAGACACATGAACAgaataaaacaagaaataaggaaaaataaacaaacaaaagagtaAAACAGTTAGAAAACTACAAAGCATCAAGGAAGAGccattatttattaataaatttaaaaaaaagaagagaatttggtttttgtgtgttgatttaaaaagaaaaaggatgtAATATTGTTTGGAAAACCATCACCAATTAGTAAGGGGGTCCTGCACACCGCGTACCGAACAGAAACTACCCAATATTTCCATGAAAAACCAATTCAGTTGTTGTTCGCCAATGCTCCACAATAAAACCACCAAATATCAACCAATTGTGTTAAGAACAAATCATTATACTAAAGCAGCCAATTTGTTCTTTTTGCTCCTTATGctaagtagtagtagtagtacggcacacacacaccagaatAAGAcgttacacacacgcacgtacggaTCATCTTACACGCAGACTACATACCGACAATCAGTCCTATTCTGCAGTTGTGATTCTTCCACGCACAGGACATCAGTGTGCCGGTCGTATCGTTCAGGATGGCACAGATATCAATTTGTACGTCCTAGTTGTGTGTACAACCGATTTCGTGGAAGAGAGTGGACCGGAACACCGAAAAAAGGGATATGGGTACAGTAGGTATGGCGGAAATGCATCCACCcaagcatcagcatcatcatcagtatcatcatcagcagacGTGCACGTGTTCGTCGTGTAACAGGCAAGATATTGGAAGGTGTATGAAGGTGTGATCGATGCATCAATGTCGGGCAAATCATGTAtcggtgtgcatgtgttgttCAAAGTTCAGGCATTGATGTCAGTGTATCGTGATGAGATTGTATGATGAGCGAAAcgtaaagaaagaaacaagaaataaGGATAAACACGTTAATATAGCGAACATACTCGATTGTGTGCATCATCGATGATAGTGGTGTAAAGAATCGGTTATCAGTGGATGAAATATGATGTATTGCACATAATCGAAGTCTTTCTTGTATGGGAT
Coding sequences within:
- the LOC120901176 gene encoding spermine oxidase-like, coding for MMQPELPSPYTTNEQLIPPFNHGPKAYVDVLILGAGIAGLGAARQLRNSGKSFAILEAQSVPGGRISTKALKKHHTSGSGKGGHCQLVEAGAQWLHGRQNELHEMAKRNGLLREETSEEGLGEFLRDDGFRIDDQLVKRVDFIVGQILEQCEEFAARAAAPERDGAAVYPASLEAFLRDQFRKRTEKDFSAEQKVLAQQLLDWHCRFQIIDNSCLHVSDISAKLWGSYSFNGESCQAHINMRYGFQALVSCLIEEIGAEKIVYNKAICEIRWLDGRGKVIVKCTDGTIYCCQHLLVTFSLGVLKDTMDQLFQPNLPASYSRSIRSIGYGTIDKIFLQFEEPWWGKAEGIQLVWRDELRKDSHWTRFISGFDVLSPGPPNTLLGWIGSYGALEMEALNDEQIVSDCVFILEKFTKKKVPKPVNYYCTRWNSNRYIRGSYSYTSVNCDHEQNFMSNLTETLVCNQYDKLGEESRKKTQSQPQSTPTAGGTRAGSTGTSTSTPSGHSTSSSNSSNTLTNVQPSSTQRGSNTPTKVTTVQMAADSLATTASNRPPSTPAGTPAKTKPPVAGSANVSGSVKPSATIHFAGEACHERYFSTVHGAYLSGMEQAKKILLLDQQQ
- the LOC120899818 gene encoding spermine oxidase-like, whose protein sequence is MNPRIVIIGAGAAGVAAATRLIERGYKNLKILEAENRIGGRIHTVPFGANVVDLGAQWCHGEKGNVCYELGSKYNVFDSNSARYERFVLTRSNGEQIPKERSEKLLGLIWSILETHKHELTGYRGSLGSFIMGKFRALLETPEYADVNDETAYQVLEFFHKFENSIEASDSWFDTSGPGYLHYWECDGDLLLNWRDKGYRTVLEILMKRHPLPTAADAINLEDYTHFNKTVANINWTAGPDSLVSVRCTDNSVYDADHVICTISLGVLKERYQSLFTPDLPPIKRNAIQGLTIGTVNKLFLEFEKPFWAAGWQGLSLIWNQADLEEVRKMPDSWMEDVFGFYIVDYQPNVLCGWISGKNARRMERASDEEVRRACMFLLRKFMKGCTVPEPVRFQRTSWYSNPNFRGSYTFRSMTTDLLNTSASHLAIPLTNSCGMPVVQFAGEATHDHYYSTVHGAVETGWREASRLIDLYDRKAHL